A stretch of DNA from Lotus japonicus ecotype B-129 chromosome 4, LjGifu_v1.2:
gatatttgttttgagttctggaattctgacgccagaatctctcttggaattcctcggtgaacgtgctgcaaaaatcggaatcgcgaaattttcatttttccgcgatttcacccgcctataaataggcgaaaaagcaaaatatcttcattttctttctatttgGGCCGCGGTTTGAGGAGAGCAAGGGGGAGAAcgtttttcgccgaaactcgaccaatcttcgcgcagttcgtccctacttctaggtatcgaggtaactagcatgaatcctacctctgattactgtttctgttgcgtttctgaagtcgtttctgtgctcacagttttgagctttttctaaaatggtcagatttcttcgatttcttggttgggttatgttccttacgttcccatgagcctaaaacctctgtcagtaatcgccgattgcgattcagttgtccaggatctgaaaaactgtttcaaaacctttttgtctcacattttgaaactttattgtcgaaaagtcataatctgacttcgtgcctttaggatttgttgtcacggatgtcgttaggatcattgctgtcaaatttgttttcagaactgataactttgaagttttgagcctttattttggaccaaaatgcccctggattgtcgtatttcgacccgattgtccgaaaattgttctgacagtttctttaccttagttttaccttaaaactaccttgtgaattgatttgatcgaagaaaaagagccgaagccctttttcctttagggccgtgggctatttcctttagggggggagtttttcgttttcgaaaacttgtcttttcgtacccggatgtcgtattctgaagctttaatgctttgtctatcgtttatgtattgtattgcgatcgaactaatcgattttgtgtggattctgctttgtttttcctccgaggttcggttgaaggaactttggaagtttcaaggcattcctgtgaaggagatttgttttgcgaagctggatcagctcgaggttagggcaacttacatatattagctatgattgcatgataggcgtcgataaattcgacttatgctttatctgatgttgtttatgatgatgatttattcgttatgattgttttcataacttatgatattgatgatgtgatgAATTGGGCGTtctgacgcaacttcggagtggagattcattgatctggtgatctttgacattttgggttggatgaacaaccctaggcaagtccaaacgtggggtttgagacttagccattcattggtatttgttcgtattcttagactttccccgggaaacttcttttgggtggttggttttcggaaaacctagaatgaatagaatttcgaaaactagagattTTGGGAGACTTaaactttgagaaataaactcataacctgattaatccaattcgaaacgtttttactaaacgaataatcataggagaactaaaggggaaaatatttacgaaagacggggaaaagtcgacttttgttgtgggtttggagagttttggaattggggaaagccactaaggtgagctatggagatgattgaaagtcatcgagtactctagtactcttgggagtgttgttcgagtcgtgttgtattgaccggcacagactctgggctttgtttgtgggttttgtggtgggagttgtgttgtattgaccgacactaactccgagtcgtgttgtattgaccgacactgactctggctttgattttgggttttgttgttggggctgtgttgtattgaccgacactaatcccttgggttatcttgttgttggagccgtgttgtattgaccgacacttagtgctcttgttgtttgggctgtgttgtattgatcgacactagacccttgtgtattcttgttgatggagttgtgttgtattgaccgacacttactccgagttgtgttgtattgaccgacactaactcatgggtttgttgagattgggttgtgagctaaacactttcgtggtaagggcgattcgttgtttggctaaccatattgcatcaatcgggtgaataacgggaatggttcacctgtgcatatcatggtgaataacgggaatggttcacctggcataaatgatgaataacgggaatggttcatcatatggtgaataacgggaatggttcaccaaggatgaataacgggaatggttcatccaggatgaataatgggaatggttcatccatagtgaagaacgggaatgcttcacttgtggcgaacgggaacgcgtcacaaatccggattcatattgtccatttcacgcatacattgattctgacttgaattgtgtgctgtttgatttattgaagcaatgttagagccataacatgctaggattgtttatatatatatatatatatatatatatatatatatatatatatatatatatatatatatcaacatatatctataccccatatcacatgttgagtgtatatctacgtatttctgtgagttgaccctagcgccttggctttggttgcatgtttgtgtttgggcggtcggcctgctgccagatgtcgacggtggattggatttcgatggtctctccctcgggggggatcaggtacgAGTTGGTGGTtcgtgatgcccccaccgcttgggtgattaTTGTTGCTGGTCAtcaggcgacgtaccggggaagggtcaagGAGGaacggactgacgagcgtggacgtttgacgaaaggagttctacgacgcatggacctgagcttcaacttgccgacttcagttcgctgtggactcggtactggaagggtaggtttaggctggcgtcatgttttgtgtagagctctgattcgttttgcttttgggacagggtaggttcccgacgcatgactttttgtgtggttctcttactgagggatcatagtgagtcagtcggaccataagggtctttgcttaggccattttgaggccgactttctcctagtgggttgtaattataaactttcttgctcacacttctggttttgtatatacttgcctgcgggcacaccactttggagtcactgcgagggcgcgtgacatgggagtgcagctgaggctgtacatgtgtatatatttgtatattggttagtttagtggttgggctatgcctttacttcctatcgctttatttaaaaggaatcaaacgaaaaaaaaaattacccgttttccgcgtaaagattattttggttactaaagtgacacctggaaatcgggatgttacaggGAGGAAAACACGTTTTAAGGCGCTGATTTTCCGGTATGGTTGCCGGAATCTTCAAGCTGAAAAACGGCAACCAAGAACAGCCCAGAAACTGTCCAAATGAGCCCAGAAAGACGCCAAACTTTCCAGATATCATATTTGGAAATCCAGAAGCATGAATATCAAGTTTTTAGAGGGATTTGAACATGTTTTGTGATATAATCAAAGGGGGACAGATTTGGTGATGTTTGAGTATAATGGTGGCTGCTATGGAAGGGAGAATTTTGTGGCTTTTGGGacaaagagaagagaagagagaggggGAGAAAGCTTCTGCAGAGTGGGAAATGGGAAATGGCAGAGTAACAAGAGGAAGAATTGAGAGAAGTGAAGGTGTGAAAACTTCATGACTTTGctcacctatttatagaggatGGAAGAGGATGAAGGTGATTGCAGGTCACCATGGAGGGGAGGACAAGTGATTGCAGATTGCCAttcagaagaaagaagagaatacgTGGGAGAGAAGGAAGGAAGTGATTATTCATCACTTGGAATTTTATGGTTTTGCCACATAGCCTAAAATGGGTATACATTGATTTAGGAAGTGTAGGATCTAACACTTAAAGCTATAGAAAAACTATTGTGAAGGTTAATCTTTATTCTAAATGTAAACTAATACTATTTTGGATAAATTTACGTGATCATAgaactaaatataatttttaatcttttattttagtttcattttctttttattcaattttctaACCATGAATATATtaagaaattatattaaaattactTATAAAATTTATTCTAAAACCTAAATATTtagttattaaatttaaattatcacCTTATTTAGACATAACTTAAGCAGGTGAAATCAGGGATGTTACATTGCATGTGTTTATCAATATAATCTATTGTGGTTATGAAATATACATTATTGTGCTATTATATACTATTATTTGAAAGTTAACCCCCGCACGCAATTGTTTTTATGTCTATGCTTGGGCGGCCGACAACCGCCAGGTGTCAGAGGGTGGAGGATGGAGGTCATTGTGGAGGTATCTCGGGCAGCGCCACCAGATCATGAAGAGTTCAAAGATGAGGATCTGTCGCACGATATCCTCCGAGCATGAAGAAGTGGAAGTCGAGGATAGAGTTAATCGGCTCGGACGAGCGAGAGAGCGCGTAATTCAACAATGGACTAGTCGTTGTAGAGTCGAGGAACATGGTTGACATGTTTTCTCGGGTAGAGTGTTGCCATGTTAGTGCAATACTTGTAGGGTTGGATTAACAGATCAACATATCTGTATTTTGGGGTAGGGTAGGTCTCCAACATATTGCTTTTGGTTTGGTTCTCTTGCGGGGAAATCATATGGAGTAGTCGACCATATGAGTCAAGGCTGGAAGCCATTTTGGGCTGACTATTTCTTTTCGAACATTGTAAATACTTATGTACTATATTATGATGACTTGTCACTATTTCCTTTGGGCTTGTGTATATATATGTGGTGGGTTAGTATGTATTTATGGTCTCTATGCATAACATGTTTAAAAATCTCTTTtgctttgaagaaaaaaaaagtacttGCTTCAAGAATTGCTCATGAAAtctattgcatatttatttattaaaaggatattattgtGACCCCGAAAGTTTGGGCATTACAACAAGAGTGTCAGCTAGCCTACTTATAATGATAAAAAGACTTGTTCATCAAGAAACAATTCCTTGTTCACTAAGTCTTTTCAAATCCAAGCCCACGAAGGAGTAAGTTGTTGAGTACTTTAGGAATCTGCAGGTCCCACAAATGGTTGAATATTTTATTGAGGTAAACATGGGATTTGTAtctctttaagttagctttatGTGCCTTTTGATTTTTCCCAATTCCGAGTTCTGAAGCCCAAGATTTGATCGTTTTAGTGCATGTTGGTCCAGACTCGCAGGACTGGCGACAACAACTTTGCAAGGAAACTCTGGCCAAGTTAGAAATAGATTCTCGATTTTTTTCTAAACATGATAGTTGGAGGGCTTTGAGTAAGCTTTCCAACGAAATATTAGTCGCCctattcaacctgttctagtgCAATGGGTCATAAAAGCTAAAAAGAAAGAATCAAGCGTTTTCCATCAAAAATCCAAATAGGTgtgacatattttttttatcaagaaaaTAGGTGTGAAATGTTAGAATTCATCTAATTCACCCAAATAATGCATAAACTTAATTAATTCAAGCTCAGAAAATCACAAATAATATGCATGAATTCTGTATTGATAAACAGACATTCAAGTTACTAGCCACGTGGGTATAGGGACAAGTAcgagtaattttttaaaacgggGGTTTGAGGAAGGCTACTATGGTACCCTGCTCAGACTTTACCCATTTCCATCCTTTTCTTAACCACATACTCGCGTTCTGCTTCTTGCAAGGACTCATAAATCGTGGAATGCTAGTGCTTTATCTCTCTTAGTCAACTAGTAAGCTTTTGTTTGAATGTTCTTCTTTACTTTGACTGGTCCAACTATGGAAAACTAACTTCCCTATGATCAAGGAACTGAACCTGTTGCCACTTTGCACGTGAAAatattctagaagctccaaaatattttctttcttcttccctaGTCTTTGAATCTCCATACAAACTTGCCTCCATTTAGTCACTTCAGCATGTTATGCCAATGACAATTCTCATGTCCTCGATTGTACCCCCAATGCTTAGTTTCTATGCTACGGTTGTATTTTCGGCTTCCTGAACTAGGCGTTACAATTTTTGTGGTTAACAATTACGAAATAATTTTAGCAGACCTAGCACATCACCCCAAAAGAGATGTATGTCTCAATTATGTGAATTAGGATTACTTTAGAAAATCAAAGATATTTGGATAACACAATCTTATAAGGCATCTCATATCTGTAGAGATTGCATCCAATATCATGAAAGATTCGTTCTAGGTTTAAACCAACTATTCCATAAATATGGGAAAGGTTAACAGTTTTGAGGTGCATCTTCTTTTTAAACCCTAGTCCTTATTCTCTTTCTCAATCTCACTGATAGGGGGCATCTTTTAGGTACTCACCATTGGTGTACAATGCCAACCATTTTTAAGGAAGGAGGATACAAACGCAAATAAGAAAAAGACATCATaatcaaagtccatagacatTTTATATCCGAACAAATAGTCCAGtaagaaaaaattatattatatgaattaaaaatatgtgTCTGGATGAGAACAGAATAATCAATTAAGTATATACTCAAGTTCAATATTTTATATCCGAACAAATAGTAATTAAGTAAAAATTTACATTGTCTTGACTTGATTTAATGAATGAACTAAAAAATGTGGCTAGATGAGAAGAGAATGTGatctatataaaaattaattccactattattgttattgttacaATAAGTTTCAAACATAAAATTCTAAATCTAATAAATTTGAAACTGAAATCGATATAATTCTGTAGTTCCAAATACAATCATGTATTTTTACAACTATTTTGTTGGTTTCAAGAAATTCTTGAACCATTCCACAGATTGTTTGGGGTATCTCTTCTGGTTGTCTTTGTAATCAACAAAGTACAGACCAAATCTACAAGTGTATCCAGCAGACCACTCCCAGTTATCTAGTAGTGACCATGCAAAATATCCTTTCACATTGCAACCATCTCTGCAGTTAGCCAAATCAGTACTTCATTAGTGAGTTTATTTTCATCAAAATAGTCGTGGACTCTAATGTAGCAACAAGTAATAACAACTACTACATACTTGATAGAAGCCAGAAGGAAGATAAGTAGCCATTGTAATATCTAATCCGTTTCTCATCCTTTAGAGCATCCTTAATGGAGATAAATGGATTATTTGGATCATCCATTCCTGTAACAGCCATGAGAATGAAGATTTAGCTCAAATTTTATTCTTTGCTGGAACTTTCATGTTcttaccaataacacattaagtGTTGGGCAGGctagaaaaaaatgaaagaagaaaaatatctTCTCTCGCAAATTATGCAGCATGAAAATACACAACTGTGATGTCAAAGTACTAGAGAAACACAGAGAAAGGTTTAAGCTTCTACTATTTAatgttgaaaattgaaatcatATTAGCTAGTCCCTAAAAATTACTATTATACATCAGTGCAAGCTAataaatgttatattttatCATAAAAGAGCATCTATTCCCGTTGTGCTTATACAGATTTGGATTCTCTGCTGCCTCAAAAATCTTACATTTACGCAGTCAAGCATTTTGAGTTGCCGGATTTTAATCAGACGATTCTCATTTTAAGTTGTAATAAGTAAATTGGAATATGAGTCATTAATCTTGATCAGACCACACAAAATGCTTTAATGCGTGAATGATGGATGACCCTAATTGTAGAATCCAAATCCATGATTATACACTTAACTTTTACTCTCCCATAAATTATATCATTTTCAAATAATTGTaggtaaactttttttttttaaagttatatTGATTTTGCAGGGTGTTGTCAGAGGTATAAAATGGTGATAGGGGAATAGTGTTTTTCCTTATCGTAAAACACCCAATAGTGACTATGTTTATTCTCCTACACTTAAATTTCTTAATACCAAATTGCACTCTAGAATCTAGACAGATTGTAAGAATTTGAAGGTTACCATTTTCGGTGATAACAACAAGAGGGTTCCCATACTTCAATGATATATAGACTATGTGAATGTTTGAAAATCCTTTTACAATTGATTGtaatcccaaaatcaattctgggatGCACTTTAAGTGAGTAGCTTCTAGGTTCCATAATTGATTCCAGGAAAGAAAAACTGATCAAAACATGTTGTAAGCTTAGTATCTTTCAAAAGCAAAATCCAATCTgattatgttttatttcttAAGCCAACAGGCAATGAGTAATCATTACAGTAAATCAATGAGACAAAATATGTTTCACATTAGCAAGAGGAAACAAAGGGGAGGAAAATAGTCACTTAGTTGCATCACCAAAGGTCAAAATTATAGCTCACACTGATAAAGAAATTGATGGCTGGAATAATGTTTGGTCTAAAACTTACGAAGCGTGACAGCACCGGAGTCTGCAATGGTATCATTGAGCACGATCCCAATTAAATTCGAAGAATTGTGTCGTGCATAAAATGTGGTGTAATGATTGATTCCCACAAAATCTATTGAACCCTTGAGAGAAGCAGACTCCGATGGAGAAAATTTTGGTAGCCTgcttcctactctacttctcaTTGAACTTGGATAATCTCCAAACATCAATGGATCAAGAAACCTGTCATGAAGACATTTAACATCTCAAATTTGGTTAATATTTACATTTTATTAATCTTTACATGTAAATATGATTGAGACATATTGGAGGACTTATTTTGAGTTGTTGTCTTTAATACAAATCTGCATAGAAGGTGTCCCTTTCTTATTCTTATTCAGACATTCGTCAATTCCCACAGTAAAACATGTAAGTTTGACGCATGTCTGGGTAGATGGTGGAAAATCACAGTGGATTCAAAGTCACAATGGACAGGAGCAACTTCCTTAACCGTCGCGACTGTCCACCATGAGTTTGCCTCACTGTGCTTTTCCCCAATGTACTATGTGAATGACGTACCAGCCCAGCTGAAAATCTTGAGCTCTCTGAGCTGCTTCAATGTcttcttgtttgtttgttgctggCTGAAACCAAATGACATCAAAAGCTATCCCTAATGCTCCACCCTGTGTATTCTGAGGAGTAATAGAgttattttagtcattttaatGAGCTTTAAATCAATTCAAGAACTTGTATAAGCTTCATAagaaaaatgattaaaatatCTAATACCAATACTATACTAAAAAACTTCCCCAAAAATTCAAGTTTTAGTAAAACAAGATTTCGCCTAGTTCGTTAATATGATCCATTCTATTGCTTTCGACTGTGTTTGCTTCTCTATTAGCTTCGTCCCTAATATACATTCGCGGGAATTCTGAGGTTCAAAAGCCAATAGATTTGAAAGGTTGGATTGAGCAAATGTTCGTTTAGATTCACTCAAAATTCAAACAAAAACCAATAAGATTGCAACTTTAAAACTACAAAAGTAAATTTCATTTAACTAATTTAAAGTCTCCACAATATTTATATCTTTACAGCTTTACCTTATATTTTTTCCTGTAAATCTCTGCGGCTGCTGCATGAGAACGTAGGACATTGTGACCAACAATGTAAGGTTCCGTAGCAGAGTTCCCTGCCCTACAAAGTAGGTACATTCCATGATGTACCAAACATTTGGCACATTCCCCTTTTACTTAGAGTGAGTCTGTAATAAAGTTTGGTTCCATTAAGATTTCTTGCTTTGGTTTATATTTTGTTTAACTCTCTTCATGATTAACTGCTATTTTCAGAGTCAAAATGCTCACCATTCAATTCTATAGCAGCTTAACTTACTCAAGTGAGCTCTTAATTTGTCTTTTACTTGTTTTCCTCTTCAAAAATATAGTGACAATGGGAAACATCATTCTACTtcactttttataattttttcagcCGCGCCACACCTCCTGATTTACAACAATGGACAGCGATGGCAGATTCCTATGATAATCTTAATGAATCCGTTAGTACTATGTCTATATGTGTAGTTTGCATTGCTCTTTCTAAACTTTTCATGAAATATTGTACATGAGAATGAGATCATTTTGAAATTTACTGGTGGGAAAATATGTTTGGTTTGACTGATTCATATTTATCTGTTGTAAAGGCGTGTTCTATTTTCCATTTGATATTTATCAGAAGAATAAGAGGATTACAATATATGTTATGGAAATTTTGAGTAAAGATTAATATATTTACTATGTTGCTGTCaattggttttgaaaatgtgatGTCATTTTCAATCATCTGAGTTATGAATGCAGTGACTGCGGTTGAagcttttttttgggtaagcaaaaATGGTTTTTGGTGACAACAAAATACAAATCCTATGATCACAAAATTGGTTTTTGTTTTCATGTGATTACTGCTTTCCTTCTCTTTAATTTTTGATTTCATGTTTCATTAGAAATAGGGATAGAGATATAGACCTGTTTCACATATGTTTGTTAAAAAGCATATAGCTTCATTTTATATTCTTTGCACTATGACAGCCTGAGATAAGATGCATATAGAAGTAGCTTGCAAAATTTAAGGGAATGATTTATAGAAGTAGCTTGCAGTCACATCTTTTGGTTTCTAATTAGATGAATTCAGTTACATCTTTATTAGAAAGAATATTGCATCCACTCATCTTAATTGAAGAAGGATATATAACAAACTGTGGCTAATGGGCGGGTtaaaccgtggcaatagagtccatATATTGTCACGGTTGAGGAACCGTGACAATATatggactctattgccacggttcctccatacaccgtggcaatatgtggactctattgccacggttaagtacgtaaccgtggcaatatgtggcctctattgccacaGTTACCTTTTAAAAAACCGTGATAACAGCgaatcaattgccacggttccgcctttaaccgtggcaattgagcaatTGCCATGCACGCTATGCAACGGTTAAACCGTGGCAAATGAGCGGGTTTAACCGTGGCCAAaggccttttctgtagtagtgagatatccttgatagctccactgaaacaccaatcatggtatctggacagtggatgctcgcgtcacatgacgggagaaaggcgtatgttccaagagctaaaacttaagcatggaggcgaagttggcttttggtggcaacgaaaagggtaaaattgttggtactggtactatttgtgtagatagtagtcccatgcattgacaatgtttttaTTGGTAgaacggcttaactcataacttattgtctataagtcaattagctgacaagggttatgatgttatcttcaatcaaaagtcctgccgggctgtaagtcagatcgatgactctgttctgtttattagcaagaggaagaacaacatttataagatcagattatctgagttggaggctcagaatgtgaagtgccttctgtctgttaatgaagagcaatgggtatggcatagacggttagggcatgccagtatgagaaagatttctctgcctgagtaagctaaaccttgtcagagcttacccactctgaagttctcttcagatactctttgtgaagcatatcagaaaggcaaattcacaaaagtccctttcaaggcaaagaatgttgtctcaacctcaaggccgttggaacttctgcatatcgacctgttttggaccagtgaaaactgagtctataggtggcaagagatatgggatgatcattgttgacgactatagccgctggacatgggtaaaatttctaacccgcaaggatgagtctcatgctgtgttctctaccttcatagcccaagtgcaaaacgagaaggcttgtaggattgtgcgtgtcagaagtgaccatggtggagagtttgagaatgacaagtttgagagtctgtttgattcctatggaattgcacatgatttctcttgtcccagaacaaNNNNNNNNNNNNNNNNNNNNNNNNNNNNNNNNNNNNNNNNNNNNNNNNNNNNNNNNNNNNNNNNNNNNNNNNNNNNNNNNNNNNNNNNNNNNNNNNNNNNGGGATAGAGTGATCAGAaggtctgggttcaggttctggttgttcaagaatGATGGTTTCAGAGGTAAGTGGGTTatattgaatggtaatgggtgaggttggttcagagggacgtggagtctgaagcatgttccaaagaggtgcttcttgttgggaaggttggaaaaatgaagaccttggtgaatttggtggagatgtggttttggtcagctggttgagactctgggataggagtgagttgggtggctgtgcggttaaggagtgtagagatggggagtgcatcaagtgaatttaaatcatcatcagattcagtaacagcagacttacttgatgatcgcacggaagaccgagtcactctggcagaagtctccattctgatgactgcagcagcaggttccacacgggtaggcttctccacaatcctcacttgcttctttttcttctttggaggaggagcatcaccatcatcaccatcagatggagcatctggtttggtgggttcctcgtgcttcctcttagatttgtcagccttcttcttcttcttctgattatCAAACTCTtcagaagattcctccaagaccatttttctctgaactttcctcttgggaggagagtcaaactctggagctggtggcaattTTTTGAAGAACTCATCCACATCTATTTCATACCCTTGTTGCgtcagatcatcaatgtagcacaaaatagcttctgggttgtctgcttgagaccacagagggtaatcattcagaggcacccttctttgtcttacttcatcagaagtatcttcatgagcaggggcaaccttcttc
This window harbors:
- the LOC130712631 gene encoding beta-glucosidase 40-like; the encoded protein is MYLLCRAGNSATEPYIVGHNVLRSHAAAAEIYRKKYKNTQGGALGIAFDVIWFQPATNKQEDIEAAQRAQDFQLGWFLDPLMFGDYPSSMRSRVGSRLPKFSPSESASLKGSIDFVGINHYTTFYARHNSSNLIGIVLNDTIADSGAVTLRKF